Proteins from a single region of Meles meles chromosome 10, mMelMel3.1 paternal haplotype, whole genome shotgun sequence:
- the LSM8 gene encoding LSM8 homolog, U6 small nuclear RNA associated, producing the protein MTSALENYINRTVAVITSDGRMIVGTLKGFDQTINLILDESHERVFSSSQGVEQVVLGLYIVRGDNVAVIGEIDEETDSALDLGNIRAEPLNSVAH; encoded by the exons GAACTGTTGCAGTTATAACTTCTGATGGACGAATGATTGTG GGAACACTGAAAGGGTTTGACCAGACCATTAATTTGATTTTGGATGAAAGCCATGAACGAGTGTTCAGCTCTTCACAGGGAGTAGAACAAGTGGTGCTGGGGTTATATATCGTAAGAGGTGACAATGT TGCAGTCATTGGAGAAATTGATGAAGAGACAGATTCTGCACTTGACTTGGGGAATATTCGAGCAGAACCTCTAAACTCTGTAGCACACTGA
- the ANKRD7 gene encoding ankyrin repeat domain-containing protein 7: MKKFFTFWRRKDDTRHLTQPGYNLRDKDLKKLHKAASVGDLEKVKKYLQLKKHDVNIRDREYRTPLHLACANGYSNIVSLLIEKQCKINVCDRENRSPLTKAVQCAKEDCATILLGHGADPNLVDLDGNTALHYAVCGQSISLVEKLLEYKANLEDQNKDGYTPLLLAITENNAKMVEYLLKRGADVNASDKNQRTALMIALSNEPTDLVSLLLQQEVDLSCQDIYGFTAEEYASFNGFTV; the protein is encoded by the exons ATGAAGAAGTTTTTCACTTTCTGGAGAAGGAAGGATGA TACTCGTCACCTCACCCAGCCAGGCTACAACCTTCGAGATAAGGACTTAAAGAAACTTCACAAAGCTGCCTCAGTCGGGGATTTGGAGAAGGTGAAGAAGTACCTTCAGCTCAAGAAACATGATGTGAATATACGGGACAGAGAATACAG AACACCTTTGCACTTGGCCTGTGCGAATGGATATTCAAATATTGTATCTCTCTTAATTGAGAAACAGTGCAAAATAAATGTCTGCGATAGGGAAAACCGGTCTCCATTGACTAAG GCAGTACAGTGTGCTAAGGAGGATTGTGCTACTATTCTTCTAGGCCATGGTGCAGACCCAAATCTGGTGGATTTAGATGGCAATACTGCTCTCCATTATGCTGTCTGTGGCCAAAGTATCTCATTAGTTGAAAAATTGCTTGAATACAAAGCTAATCTTGAAGATCAAAATAAG GATGGGTATACTCCACTGTTACTTGCCATTActgaaaataatgcaaaaatggTAGAATATCTTCTGAAGAGAGGGGCAGATGTGAATGCTTCAGATAAGAATCAAAG AACAGCCCTTATGATTGCTCTAAGCAATGAACCAACAGATTTAGTCAGTCTTCTTCTTCAGCAAGAAGTGGACCTGTCTTGCCAAGATATTTATGGATTCACAGCTGAGGAATATGCTTCTTTTAATGGTTTTACTGTGTAA